The proteins below come from a single Rosa rugosa chromosome 2, drRosRugo1.1, whole genome shotgun sequence genomic window:
- the LOC133728563 gene encoding protein PAT1 homolog — protein sequence MERFESGSSIQEAPCSIPQDLNQFGVNSSGEVFDASQYAFFGQDSVQEVELGGLEDEEETAVALEEEEFLYNKEEGGVSLSDADDLSLTFEKLNKDVNGTRSTGIIGDRGSRESSSAAEWVQESFPNWIDEEIFDAESIQDGKRWSSGPFSSIRPTEAKPLYRTSSYPEPPQLPQQQQQQHQYFSSEPILVPKSSFTSYPPPGGRSQQGSPNHQSGHMNIPYAAGGPQGGISSPNLSPYSNSPLQMTGLPHGSHFGGNLPHLTPGLPVNTRPLTQWANQSGSFGDHPSHLNNLLQQQLSHQNGLPPQLMHQPQQPHPRLHHPVQQPFSHMSAMQSQLFNPHLPPSPPLMNKFEAMFGMSDLRDERSRLAQKGRQNMRFSQHGFDTGSYKSGGGWPSFRSKYMTADEIEGILRMQLAATHSNDPYVDDYYHQYCLARKSAGAKLKHHFCPTHLRDLPPRARANAEPHAFLQVDALGRVPFSSIRRPRPLLEVEPPNSSSPGNTEQKVSEKPLEQEPMLAARVTIEDGLCLLLDVDDIDRFLQFNQLQDGGTQLRRRRQGLLEGLAASLQLVDPLGKNDHTDGLALKDDLVFLRLVSLPKGRKLLVKYLRLLFPGGELMRIVCMAIFRHLRFLFGILPSDPRAAETTNNIARVVSSCVRDMDLGALSACLAAVVCSSEQPPLRPIGSSAGDGASLILNAVLDRATELLTDPNAASNYNMTNRALWQASFDQFFGLLTKYCVNKYDTIMQSLLMQAPTNMAVIGSDAARAISREMPVELLRASLPHTDDHQRQLLLDFTQRSMPVGGSNNHDGGNGAHINSESVLS from the exons ATGGAGAGGTTTGAGAGTGGGAGTAGTATTCAGGAGGCGCCCTGTTCTATTCCTCAGGATCTCAACCAATTTGGAGTTAATTCTTCAG GCGAGGTATTCGATGCATCACAATATGCATTTTTTGGTCAAGATTCTGTTCAGGAAGTTGAGTTGGGAGGtttagaagatgaagaggagaCTGCAGTTGCTCTTGAAGAGGAGGAGTTTCTATATAACAAAGAAGAG GGTGGTGTCTCTCTATCTGATGCTGATGATCTGTCTTTAACTTTTGAAAAG TTGAACAAGGATGTAAATGGAACTAGGAGCACTGGAATAATTGGTGATAGAGGATCCAGAGAAA GTTCATCTGCTGCTGAATGGGTGCAGGAAAGTTTCCCTAACTGGATTGATGAAGAAATATTTGATGCTGAAAGCATTCAAGATGGGAAAAGATGGTCTTCAGGACCGTTTTCTTCTATTCGTCCTACAGAAGCAAAGCCTTTGTACAGAACTTCTTCATATCCTGAGCCCCCACAGCTGccacagcagcagcaacaacaacatcAATATTTTTCTAGCGAACCAATTCTGGTGCCAAAATCTTCTTTTACTTCATATCCACCTCCAGGTGGCAGATCTCAGCAGGGTTCACCTAACCACCAATCAGGCCACATGAATATTCCTTATGCTGCTGGTGGACCTCAGGGGGGAATATCTTCACCAAACCTTTCTCCCTACTCTAACTCTCCACTTCAAATGACTGGGTTACCTCATGGATCACATTTTGGTGGAAATTTGCCTCATCTGACTCCGGGTCTTCCTGTTAATACTCGTCCCCTTACTCAATGGGCCAACCAAAGTGGCTCATTTggagatcatcctagtcatttAAATAATCTGTTGCAGCAACAGTTATCTCATCAGAATGGTTTGCCTCCACAGTTGATGCATCAGCCACAGCAGCCGCATCCTAGACTGCACCATCCAGTTCAGCAACCATTCAGCCATATGTCAGCAATGCAGTCTCAACTATTTAACCCCCACCTTCCTCCATCCCCACCCTTGATGAACAAGTTTGAAGCAATGTTCGGTATGAGTGATCTTAGAGATGAAAGGTCAAGATTAGCTCAGAAAGGTAGACAGAATATGCGTTTTTCTCAACATGGCTTTGATACAGGTAGCTACAAAAGTGGTGGTGGGTGGCCATCATTTAGGTCCAAGTATATGACAGCTGATGAAATTGAGGGTATACTTCGAATGCAGCTTGCTGCAACACACAGCAATGACCCATATGTAGATGATTATTACCACCAGTATTGCCTTGCAAGAAAATCTGCTGGGGCGAAGTTGAAACATCATTTCTGTCCAACTCATTTAAGGGATCTTCCTCCTCGGGCACGAGCTAATGCTGAACCACATGCTTTTCTCCAAGTTGATGCTCTTGGGAGGGTCCCATTCTCTTCAATACGCAGGCCTCGCCCTCTTCTTGAAGTGGAGCCACCAAATTCATCTAGTCCGGGCAACACTGAACAGAAGGTTTCTGAGAAGCCTCTAGAACAGGAGCCAATGCTTGCTGCTAGGGTTACAATTGAGGATGGACTTTGTCTTCTCCTGGATGTGGATGATATCGATCGTTTTTTACAATTCAATCAGCTCCAAGATGGTGGAACCCAGTTGAGGCGTAGGCGTCAGGGCTTGCTAGAAGGGCTCGCAGCATCTCTACAATTGGTTGATCCACTTGGGAAAAATGACCACACAGATGGGCTTGCTCTCAAGGATGATCTTGTGTTCCTGAGGTTAGTCTCTCTACCCAAGGGCCGAAAGCTTCTTGTCAAGTACCTACGGCTTCTTTTTCCAGGTGGTGAGCTCATGCGAATAGTCTGTATGGCCATCTTCCGCCATTTAAGGTTCTTGTTTGGTATCCTCCCTTCTGATCCAAGGGCTGCAGAAACTACAAATAATATCGCTAGGGTTGTTTCATCATGTGTTCGAGATATGGACCTTGGTGCACTTAGTGCTTGTCTAGCAGCAGTGGTTTGTTCCTCGGAGCAACCCCCGCTTCGTCCCATTGGAAGCTCTGCAGGAGATGGTGCTTCCCTTATTCTGAATGCTGTTCTTGATAGGGCAACTGAACTCTTAACTGATCCTAATGCTGCTAGCAACTACAATATGACTAATCGGGCACTTTGGCAGGCCTCCTTTGATCAATTCTTTGGCCTTCTGACCAAGTATTGTGTAAACAAGTATGATACTATAATGCAGTCACTGCTAATGCAGGCCCCCACGAATATGGCTGTTATTGGCTCAGATGCAGCCAGAGCTATTAGTCGTGAAATGCCAGTTGAGCTGCTGCGTGCGAGTCTTCCTCACACCGATGATCACCAGAGACAGTTGCTCTTAGATTTCACGCAGCGGTCCATGCCTGTGGGAGGATCTAACAATCACGATGGGGGAAATGGTGCCCACATAAATTCAGAGTCTGTGCTAAGTTGA
- the LOC133732336 gene encoding uncharacterized protein LOC133732336: protein MARISLCNQLIPSLLVPMKQRNHYQLMGVIGLTRGRRFSASSSPKISMSLKAGIVGLPNVGKSTLFNAVVENGKAQAANFPFCTIEPNVGIVAVPDPRLNVLSDLSKSQRVVPASLELVDIAGLVKGASQGEGLGNKFLSNIREVDSILQVVRCFEDNDVVHVNGKVDPKDDIDVINLELIFSDLDQIEKRMEKLKKSKTKDSQSKLKEESERSGLERIQQALMDGKPARSVTLTDSENESIKHLCLLTMKPVIYVANVTESDLAEPGENPHVKEVMNLASELQCGLVTISAQVESELTELPSEERTEFLESLGVSESGLGNLIRATYGVLGLRTYFTSGEKETKAWTILAGMTAPQAAGVIHSDFEKGFIRAETVSYDDFVSAGSLAAARERGVLRSEGKEYIVQEGDVMLFRFNV from the exons ATGGCTCGAATATCACTATGCAATCAGCTAATCCCTTCCCTCCTTGTTCCAATGAAGCAGAGGAACCACTATCAGCTCATGGGAGTCATAGGCTTAACCAGAGGGCGCCGCTTCTCTGCTTCTTCCTCACCCAAGATTAGCATGAGCCTCAAAGCCGGCATCGTCGGCCTCCCTAACGTCGGAAAGTCCACGCTTTTCAACGCCGTC GTTGAGAATGGGAAGGCTCAAGCTGCCAATTTTCCGTTTTGTACGATAGAGCCAAATGTAGGGATTGTTGCAGTTCCGGATCCGCGCCTGAATGTACTTTCTGATCTCAGCAAGTCTCAGCGCGTAGTCCCGGCTTCTTTGGAGCTTGTGGATATTGCTGGCCTTGTCAAGGGTGCTAGTCAAGGAGAG GGGTTGGGGAATAAATTCTTGTCAAATATTCGTGAGGTGGACTCCATACTTCAG GTAGTTCGATGTTTTGAAGATAATGATGTTGTTCACGTGAATGGGAAGGTTGATCCTAAGGATGATATTGATGTTATCAACTTAGAGCTGATTTTCTCAGATCTGGACCAG ATTGAGAAAAGAATGGAGAAGCTCAAgaaaagcaaaacaaaagatTCACAATCCAAACTTAAG GAGGAATCAGAAAGGTCTGGCTTGGAGAGAATTCAGCAGGCACTCATGGATGGGAAACCAGCACGATCAGTCACTTTAACAGATTCAGAAAATGAATCTATAAAGCATCTGTGCTTGCTTACAATGAAACCTGTTATCTATGTTGCTAATGTTACTGAATCTGATCTAGCTGAACCTGGAGAGAATCCTCATGTCAAAGAAGTGATGAATCTTGCTTCTGAGTTGCAATGTGGACTAGTAACAATTTCAGCACAG GTTGAGTCTGAACTTACTGAACTACCATCTGAAGAAAGAACAGAATTTTTGGAATCTCTTGGTGTTAGTGAAAGTGGTCTCGGAAACCTTATCAGAGCAACATATGGTGTTTTGGGGCTCCGTACTTACTTTACTTCAGGAGAGAAG GAAACAAAAGCATGGACCATTCTTGCAG GAATGACTGCACCTCAAGCAGCTGGGGTCATCCACTCTGACTTTGAGAAAGGTTTCATTCGAGCTGAGACA GTGTCTTATGATGATTTTGTTTCTGCTGGTTCACTTGCTGCAGCAAGGGAAAGAGGAGTT TTAAGATCTGAGGGTAAAGAATACATCGTACAAGAAGGAGATGTGATGCTGTTTCGGTTTAACGTATGA